The following proteins are co-located in the Pseudomonas sp. DY-1 genome:
- a CDS encoding multicopper oxidase family protein, with translation MVMKRPDCEHATGRSEEQPDGEGRRNFLKLTAATMAAPLLMTGMKARAETVPPVFPPSPPTVPWAHELPMQVNPVGTVSSLSPPPTEVANVAAGEAGRNPHQRWAQFGPGALLYEISATERNDWVYSPSYPPQRIWGYQANSNPDKTMPSATFFARYGRPLICRIHNKLPQNHVGFGTPEISTHLHNLHCGSESDGFPGDYYSPTKHGPTLSANGRFKDHLYSNVKAGFEARQDLVGDPTEALGTLFYHDHTLDFTAPNLYLGLAGFYYIFDELDSGNEADPNPNALRLPSHPYDYPLNFNDRRFDASGRLFYDQVNPEGVLGDKVAVNGRIEPVLRVAARKYRFRLLNTGPSRYYNFALVSPTNVMQKFTHISNDGNLFPAPLLNQTNVTLGVAERADIVVDFSKYVIGTQLYLVNRMRQIETRLPKDIKEPGDRVLKIIVDRYPPAQDLSRVPASLRPLPLITQAEISSAPVRRWIFERDKGMWAINGKFVDVNSPRAQIPKGGYEIWELSNVNDGWSHPIHIHFEEGRILQKIVKGVSVPIPAHERGRKDVFVVEPFTTLRVFLRFRDYKGKFPMHCHNLIHEDHAMMLRWDIV, from the coding sequence ATGGTCATGAAACGCCCTGACTGCGAGCACGCAACAGGTCGGTCTGAGGAACAGCCCGACGGCGAGGGGAGAAGGAATTTCCTGAAACTGACGGCAGCGACGATGGCGGCGCCACTGCTAATGACAGGTATGAAAGCGCGGGCTGAAACCGTGCCACCCGTGTTCCCGCCAAGCCCGCCCACCGTTCCCTGGGCCCATGAACTGCCCATGCAGGTCAACCCGGTGGGCACAGTATCGTCCCTGAGCCCGCCCCCAACTGAGGTTGCCAACGTTGCTGCGGGCGAAGCGGGGCGCAATCCCCACCAGCGCTGGGCGCAGTTCGGGCCGGGTGCGTTGCTCTACGAGATCAGTGCCACGGAGCGAAATGACTGGGTCTACAGCCCTTCCTATCCGCCCCAGCGGATCTGGGGTTATCAGGCCAACAGTAATCCAGATAAGACCATGCCCAGCGCTACCTTCTTTGCGCGCTATGGGCGCCCCCTGATCTGCCGTATCCATAACAAGTTGCCGCAGAATCATGTGGGCTTCGGTACGCCGGAAATCTCAACTCACTTGCACAATCTGCATTGTGGGTCGGAAAGCGATGGTTTCCCGGGTGACTACTACAGCCCCACCAAGCATGGTCCGACGCTTTCGGCCAACGGCAGATTCAAGGATCACCTGTACTCGAACGTGAAGGCGGGGTTCGAGGCACGACAGGATCTGGTTGGGGACCCCACCGAGGCGCTTGGCACGCTCTTCTATCACGACCACACGCTGGACTTCACAGCTCCCAACCTCTACCTCGGGCTGGCGGGGTTCTACTACATATTCGATGAGTTGGATTCTGGAAATGAGGCCGATCCCAATCCCAATGCTCTACGTTTACCGAGCCATCCGTACGACTACCCGCTGAACTTTAACGATCGGCGTTTCGATGCGAGCGGAAGGCTGTTCTACGACCAGGTGAACCCCGAAGGGGTGCTGGGCGACAAGGTCGCGGTGAATGGACGAATCGAGCCTGTACTGCGAGTAGCGGCGCGCAAGTATCGTTTCCGTCTGCTTAACACTGGGCCGAGTCGCTACTACAACTTCGCCCTGGTGTCGCCGACCAATGTGATGCAGAAATTCACTCACATCTCCAATGACGGCAACTTGTTCCCGGCTCCGTTGCTGAATCAGACCAACGTGACCCTGGGCGTGGCCGAGCGCGCGGACATAGTGGTTGATTTCTCGAAGTACGTGATCGGGACCCAGTTGTATTTGGTTAACCGCATGCGTCAGATAGAAACCCGGCTACCGAAGGACATCAAGGAGCCTGGCGACCGGGTGCTCAAGATCATCGTTGACCGTTACCCGCCGGCCCAGGATTTGAGTCGGGTTCCAGCTTCCTTGCGACCCCTGCCTCTGATCACCCAGGCGGAGATCAGCTCAGCACCGGTGCGGCGCTGGATCTTCGAGCGCGACAAGGGCATGTGGGCAATCAACGGCAAGTTCGTCGATGTGAACAGTCCGCGGGCACAGATACCCAAGGGCGGTTATGAGATCTGGGAACTCTCCAACGTCAACGACGGCTGGAGCCATCCCATTCATATTCACTTCGAAGAAGGACGAATCCTGCAGAAGATCGTCAAGGGCGTCAGTGTGCCCATTCCGGCCCACGAACGAGGGCGCAAGGATGTCTTTGTGGTCGAGCCTTTCACCACGTTGCGCGTGTTCCTGCGCTTCCGCGACTACAAGGGCAAGTTCCCGATGCATTGCCACAACCTGATCCACGAAGATCACGCCATGATGCTGCGCTGGGACATCGTCTGA
- a CDS encoding YciI family protein: MAKYLISFPSAAMVVPKSELEVVGRHARAVIDEAKAAGVYVFGGCIDEDVPPALVSADGAVTDGGYPWAPPLNGGFTVLELPSREEAVAWAARIARACRCDQELRVFGFDPES, translated from the coding sequence ATGGCCAAATATCTGATCTCCTTCCCCAGTGCGGCGATGGTCGTGCCCAAAAGTGAGTTGGAGGTGGTGGGCCGCCACGCGCGCGCTGTGATCGACGAGGCGAAGGCTGCCGGCGTCTACGTCTTCGGAGGCTGCATCGACGAAGACGTGCCGCCCGCGCTCGTCTCAGCTGACGGCGCGGTCACCGATGGCGGCTACCCGTGGGCGCCCCCGCTTAACGGCGGATTCACCGTGCTCGAACTGCCCTCGCGCGAGGAAGCCGTCGCATGGGCCGCGCGTATTGCAAGGGCCTGCCGCTGCGATCAGGAGTTGCGCGTCTTCGGGTTCGACCCGGAGTCCTGA
- a CDS encoding malate dehydrogenase, with translation MKKLSIVGVGMVGEAAAQIIAREEFCRELMLIDVQGELAQGKALDVWQAAVESGSDTRVYGGSNAELLQDSDLVVITAGVPRKPGQSRQDVLSINLPILDGIMLDINRHAPAATVLVVSNPVDVLTYRAWSLSGLGRDRVFGQAGVLDTARMKCFIAEETGFSARDITALVLGGHGDSMVPLMRYCAVGSVPLSHFLTSQQIERIVERTRQGGGEILGLKKVGSACDAPGVAIAQMVDAIANGRNRILPAVAILEGEYGRTGIAMGVPCVLAEAGLVRVIELPLDTQEQAMFDHSADQVVRDIAEMKAL, from the coding sequence GTGAAAAAGCTATCAATCGTGGGTGTCGGTATGGTGGGTGAGGCGGCCGCTCAGATCATCGCCCGGGAAGAGTTCTGTCGTGAGTTGATGTTGATTGATGTGCAGGGTGAGTTGGCACAGGGCAAGGCGCTCGACGTCTGGCAGGCGGCAGTTGAGTCAGGTTCCGATACTCGGGTTTACGGCGGGTCCAATGCCGAGTTGCTGCAGGACTCTGACCTAGTGGTGATTACGGCGGGTGTGCCCCGCAAGCCTGGTCAGTCGCGCCAGGATGTATTGAGCATCAATCTGCCAATTCTCGACGGCATCATGCTGGATATTAATCGTCATGCTCCGGCGGCGACGGTGTTGGTGGTGTCGAACCCGGTCGATGTGCTGACCTATCGGGCTTGGAGTCTCAGTGGGCTGGGACGCGACAGGGTGTTTGGCCAGGCAGGGGTGCTGGATACAGCGCGCATGAAGTGTTTCATTGCCGAGGAGACAGGGTTTTCTGCTCGGGATATCACGGCGCTGGTGCTGGGAGGGCATGGCGATAGCATGGTGCCGCTGATGCGATACTGTGCGGTCGGTTCGGTGCCACTGTCTCACTTCCTGACCAGTCAGCAAATAGAGCGGATTGTGGAGCGCACGCGTCAGGGCGGCGGCGAGATTCTGGGGTTGAAGAAGGTGGGGAGCGCCTGCGATGCTCCGGGCGTGGCAATTGCACAGATGGTGGACGCTATCGCCAATGGGCGAAACCGCATTTTGCCGGCGGTCGCGATTCTCGAGGGCGAGTACGGGCGAACAGGCATTGCCATGGGGGTCCCCTGTGTGCTGGCAGAGGCGGGGCTTGTGCGGGTGATCGAGTTACCTCTGGATACGCAGGAGCAGGCGATGTTCGACCACTCTGCCGATCAGGTGGTGCGTGATATCGCTGAGATGAAGGCTTTGTGA
- a CDS encoding Bax inhibitor-1/YccA family protein — MNEQNYALNPAQAEQLEVSRVLRNTYGLLALTLAFSGLVAYAAQQMRVPYPSFFVVLIGFYGLFFLTVKLRNSAWGLVSTFALTGFMGYTLGPILNMYLGMPNGGEVVSSAFAMTALVFFGLSAYVLTTRKDMSFLGGFITAGFFVLIGAMLASFFFNISGLQLAISAGFVVFSSVCILFQTSAIIHGGERNYIMATISLYVSIYNLFISLLQLVGVLSSND; from the coding sequence ATGAACGAACAGAATTATGCCCTCAACCCTGCGCAGGCTGAGCAGCTTGAAGTCAGCCGCGTGCTGCGCAACACGTACGGGCTGCTGGCCCTGACGCTTGCGTTCAGCGGCCTGGTCGCCTACGCGGCGCAACAGATGCGCGTGCCTTACCCCAGCTTCTTTGTGGTACTGATTGGTTTCTACGGTCTTTTCTTCCTTACCGTGAAACTACGTAACTCCGCCTGGGGCCTGGTATCCACTTTCGCCTTGACCGGCTTCATGGGCTACACGCTGGGCCCCATCCTCAACATGTACCTCGGGATGCCCAACGGCGGTGAAGTGGTGAGTTCGGCCTTCGCCATGACCGCGCTGGTGTTCTTCGGTCTGTCCGCCTACGTGCTGACCACTCGCAAGGACATGAGCTTCCTCGGTGGCTTCATCACTGCCGGTTTCTTCGTCCTGATCGGCGCCATGCTGGCAAGCTTCTTCTTCAATATCAGCGGCCTGCAGTTGGCAATCAGCGCCGGCTTCGTGGTTTTCTCGTCGGTCTGCATCCTGTTCCAGACCAGCGCGATCATCCACGGCGGCGAACGCAACTACATCATGGCCACCATCAGCCTGTACGTGTCCATCTACAACCTGTTCATCAGCTTGCTGCAACTGGTTGGCGTACTTAGCAGCAACGATTGA
- the tusD gene encoding sulfurtransferase complex subunit TusD produces MKFAIALFAPPHAPSSRRALRFAEACLAGGHEIVRLFFYQEGVHSASANAIAPQDEPNLAAEWSAFVHKHQLDGVVCIAAALRRGVLNSEEAQRYERPAANLAEGWELSGLGQLHEAAQMADRLVSFGGN; encoded by the coding sequence ATGAAATTCGCCATCGCCCTGTTCGCCCCGCCCCATGCGCCCTCCTCCCGTCGCGCCCTCCGCTTCGCCGAGGCCTGCCTTGCCGGGGGCCATGAAATCGTCCGGTTGTTCTTCTACCAGGAAGGCGTGCACAGTGCCTCCGCCAACGCCATCGCCCCCCAGGATGAGCCGAACCTCGCCGCCGAGTGGAGCGCCTTCGTACACAAGCACCAGTTGGATGGCGTCGTCTGCATTGCTGCAGCGCTCCGTCGAGGCGTGCTGAACTCAGAAGAAGCGCAACGTTATGAACGCCCCGCAGCCAACCTGGCAGAAGGCTGGGAGCTTTCCGGACTGGGGCAGCTGCATGAAGCAGCGCAAATGGCCGATCGACTGGTCAGCTTCGGAGGCAACTGA
- the tusC gene encoding sulfurtransferase complex subunit TusC, whose amino-acid sequence MKSMLIISRQAPWSGPGAREALDIALAGGAFDLPLGLLFLDDGVFQLAPNQQPTTLQQKDLTANLQALPLFGVESLFVSARSLQERGLDGTDLNLAVEILDDSALTSLIDRYDQVLTL is encoded by the coding sequence ATGAAATCCATGCTCATCATCAGCCGCCAAGCCCCGTGGAGTGGTCCCGGAGCGCGCGAAGCCCTGGATATAGCTCTCGCCGGCGGCGCGTTCGACCTGCCACTTGGCCTGCTGTTCCTCGATGATGGGGTGTTCCAGCTTGCTCCTAATCAGCAGCCGACGACACTCCAACAGAAGGACCTTACTGCCAACCTCCAGGCCCTGCCGCTGTTCGGTGTCGAGTCGCTCTTCGTCTCCGCACGCAGCCTGCAGGAGCGCGGCCTGGACGGCACCGACCTGAACCTGGCAGTGGAAATCCTAGACGATAGCGCCCTGACTTCCCTTATCGACCGTTATGACCAGGTGCTCACACTCTGA
- the tusB gene encoding sulfurtransferase complex subunit TusB has translation MATLHVLSHSPFSDSRLGSCLHLLGPNDGLLLSGDAVYALQPGSLTRQALDLMPDSIALHALAEDLQARALAALPARLNTVDYPAFVELCCRYDKVNSWL, from the coding sequence ATGGCCACCCTGCACGTTCTCTCCCACTCTCCCTTTTCCGATAGCCGCCTCGGAAGCTGCCTGCACCTGCTGGGTCCCAATGATGGCCTGCTACTAAGTGGCGACGCCGTCTACGCACTGCAACCTGGCAGCCTGACCCGCCAGGCGCTGGATCTGATGCCTGACTCGATTGCCCTGCACGCTCTTGCGGAAGACCTGCAAGCCCGCGCCCTCGCCGCCCTTCCGGCGCGCCTGAACACCGTGGACTATCCGGCATTCGTCGAGCTCTGCTGCCGCTATGACAAGGTGAACAGCTGGCTATGA
- a CDS encoding TusE/DsrC/DsvC family sulfur relay protein — translation MSELVIDGRSIPLDKDGYLQELSDWSPAVANALADLEELALQPEHWEILDLLRGFYAEFQLSPANRPLVKYVAQKLGPEKGNSLHLNRLFKGAPAKLAAKLAGLPKPTNCL, via the coding sequence ATGAGCGAATTAGTGATAGACGGGCGCAGCATCCCGCTAGACAAAGACGGCTACCTTCAGGAGCTGAGCGACTGGAGCCCGGCCGTTGCCAATGCGCTGGCCGATCTAGAGGAGCTGGCCCTGCAACCGGAACACTGGGAGATTCTCGATTTGCTTCGCGGTTTCTATGCCGAGTTCCAGCTGTCACCAGCGAACCGCCCGCTGGTCAAGTACGTAGCTCAGAAACTGGGGCCGGAAAAGGGTAACAGCCTGCACCTGAATCGCCTGTTCAAAGGCGCTCCTGCCAAGCTTGCCGCCAAGCTGGCGGGACTTCCAAAGCCGACCAACTGCCTATGA
- a CDS encoding glycosyl transferase family protein yields the protein MNLVTPTEHPFAQFVRILGKGKRGARNMTREEACEAMGMLLDGNVEDTQLGAFLMLLRHKEENAEELAGFTEAFRQRNQAPRIEVDLDWPSYAGKKRHLPWYLLAAKALADSGIRIVLHGGGAHTAGRMYSEQLLDLLDIPLCRDWDQVAGALDERHLAFIPLGAWAPQLQRMIDLRNTLGLRSPIHSLARILNPLNARCGLQSIFHPGYQAEHREASRLLSDHAIVIKGEGGEIEVNPDTACHLYGTHDGQSWDEEWPALSPLRHVKPESLDPGHLVAVWHGKSGDDYGLLAIRSTMALALRGMGMKRAEAFEEADRIWAERKISI from the coding sequence ATGAATCTTGTCACCCCAACGGAACACCCATTTGCCCAGTTCGTGCGCATCCTCGGAAAAGGCAAGCGCGGCGCCCGCAACATGACTCGCGAGGAAGCCTGCGAAGCCATGGGTATGCTCCTCGACGGCAACGTGGAAGACACGCAGCTCGGTGCCTTCCTCATGCTCCTGCGGCACAAGGAAGAGAATGCCGAAGAACTGGCCGGCTTCACCGAAGCCTTCCGCCAACGCAATCAGGCACCACGGATCGAGGTGGACCTGGACTGGCCTAGCTACGCCGGCAAGAAACGTCATCTACCCTGGTACCTGCTGGCGGCCAAGGCGCTGGCCGATAGCGGCATACGCATCGTCCTGCACGGCGGTGGTGCTCATACCGCCGGCCGCATGTATAGCGAGCAATTGCTGGATCTTCTGGACATTCCGCTTTGCCGGGATTGGGATCAGGTCGCCGGAGCCCTCGATGAACGCCATCTGGCTTTCATTCCCCTGGGGGCATGGGCGCCGCAGTTGCAGCGAATGATCGATCTGCGCAACACCCTTGGCCTGCGGTCTCCCATCCACTCCCTGGCACGCATCCTCAACCCGCTCAATGCCCGCTGCGGTCTGCAGAGTATCTTCCATCCTGGCTACCAGGCGGAGCACCGCGAAGCGAGCCGTCTACTCAGCGATCACGCCATTGTGATCAAGGGAGAAGGCGGCGAGATCGAGGTCAACCCCGATACCGCTTGCCACCTCTATGGCACGCACGATGGCCAGTCCTGGGATGAGGAGTGGCCGGCGCTATCTCCCTTACGGCACGTGAAGCCAGAAAGCCTGGATCCCGGCCATCTGGTCGCGGTCTGGCACGGCAAGAGCGGTGATGACTACGGCCTTCTGGCAATACGCTCCACCATGGCCCTCGCCCTGCGCGGTATGGGCATGAAACGAGCAGAGGCCTTCGAAGAAGCAGATAGAATCTGGGCCGAGCGCAAGATATCAATTTAG
- a CDS encoding glutathione S-transferase family protein, whose translation MGLLIDGKWHDKWYDTAKDGRFQRESARRRNWITADGSPGPSGLGGFPAESGRYHLYVSLACPWAHRTLILRKLKGLESLIDVSVVSWLMLEQGWTFDPRYGSTGDKLDGFDYLHQRYTQDSSDYSGRVTVPLLWDKKTGRIVSNESSEIIRMFNSAFDHLTGNTLDFYPQALRNEIDALNERIYPAINNGVYRAGFATTQAAYEEAFHALFDELDQLDALLESRRYLAGERITEADWRLFTTLVRFDAVYHGHFKCNLRRLEDYPNLSGWLRELYQWPAVADTVNFTHIKHHYYASHRTINPTGVVPLGPTQDFTRPHGRGHLKALPVAHKAQTPA comes from the coding sequence ATGGGCCTGTTGATCGATGGAAAATGGCATGACAAGTGGTACGACACCGCCAAGGACGGACGATTTCAGCGCGAAAGCGCACGCAGGCGTAACTGGATCACTGCTGATGGATCGCCAGGTCCGTCAGGCCTAGGCGGGTTCCCTGCCGAATCCGGTCGCTATCACCTCTATGTATCCCTGGCCTGCCCCTGGGCGCATCGCACTCTGATCCTCCGCAAGCTCAAGGGCCTGGAATCGCTGATCGACGTATCAGTGGTCAGTTGGCTGATGCTAGAGCAGGGCTGGACGTTCGACCCGCGTTACGGCTCAACCGGTGACAAGCTGGACGGATTCGACTACCTGCATCAGCGCTACACACAGGACAGCTCCGACTACAGCGGCCGGGTCACAGTGCCGCTACTCTGGGACAAAAAGACCGGGCGCATCGTCAGCAACGAATCCTCCGAGATCATCCGGATGTTCAACAGCGCCTTCGACCATCTCACCGGCAATACTCTGGATTTCTATCCGCAAGCGCTGCGCAACGAGATCGACGCACTCAACGAGCGCATCTACCCAGCGATCAACAACGGTGTGTATCGCGCAGGCTTCGCCACGACACAAGCCGCCTATGAAGAAGCCTTCCACGCACTGTTCGATGAGCTGGACCAGTTGGATGCACTTCTGGAATCGCGACGTTATCTGGCAGGAGAGCGGATCACCGAAGCGGACTGGCGACTCTTCACCACTCTGGTCCGCTTCGACGCCGTTTACCACGGACACTTCAAGTGCAACCTGCGACGCCTTGAAGATTACCCCAACCTCTCAGGATGGCTGCGCGAGCTGTACCAGTGGCCGGCCGTTGCCGATACGGTGAACTTCACGCATATCAAGCACCACTATTACGCCAGCCATCGCACCATCAATCCCACGGGTGTAGTGCCGTTGGGCCCGACACAGGACTTCACGCGCCCACACGGACGGGGGCACCTGAAAGCGCTCCCTGTGGCGCACAAGGCTCAGACTCCGGCCTGA
- the cysG gene encoding siroheme synthase CysG: protein MDFLPLFHNLQGRNVLVVGGGEVALRKARLLADAGARLRVVAPEVDAQLLEMVVQSAGESYLRGYQEADLHACVLVVAASDDKALNAEVSVQAQARGIPVNVVDAPKLCSVIFPAIVDRSPLIVAVSSAGDAPVLARLIRAKIETWIPSAYGQLAGLAKKFRDQVKALLPDVQQRRVFWEEVFQGPVAERMLAGQGAEAERLLAERVAGGAPKALGEVYLVGAGPGDPDLLTFRALRLMQQADVVLYDRLVAAPIIELCRRDAERIYVGKRRADHALPQDEINRLLIEQAKLGKRVLRLKGGDPFIFGRGGEEIEELAAEGIPFQVVPGITAASGCAAYAGIPLTHRDYAQSVRFVTGHLKDGSCDLPWADLVSPGQTLVFYMGLVGLPLICEQLIAHGRAGDTPAALVQQGTTSRQRVFTGTLANLPQLVAEHEVHAPTLVIVGEVVTLRDKLAWFEGAQAGV, encoded by the coding sequence ATGGATTTCCTCCCGCTGTTCCACAATCTTCAAGGGCGCAATGTGCTCGTGGTCGGTGGGGGTGAGGTGGCCCTGCGCAAGGCGCGTCTGCTCGCCGATGCGGGCGCCCGGTTGCGAGTAGTTGCGCCGGAAGTCGATGCACAGTTGTTGGAGATGGTGGTCCAGAGCGCCGGCGAGTCGTATCTGCGCGGCTATCAGGAAGCTGACTTGCACGCTTGTGTCCTGGTTGTGGCTGCCAGCGATGACAAGGCGTTGAACGCTGAAGTATCGGTCCAGGCCCAGGCACGTGGAATTCCGGTCAACGTGGTGGACGCTCCCAAACTTTGCAGTGTGATCTTTCCCGCTATAGTCGATCGCTCTCCGCTGATCGTTGCCGTATCAAGTGCTGGCGACGCTCCCGTCCTGGCGCGATTGATTCGGGCGAAGATCGAGACCTGGATCCCTTCTGCCTATGGCCAACTGGCTGGCCTGGCGAAGAAGTTCCGTGACCAGGTGAAAGCCCTTCTCCCTGATGTGCAGCAGCGGCGTGTGTTCTGGGAAGAGGTCTTTCAGGGGCCAGTGGCCGAGCGCATGCTGGCCGGGCAAGGCGCCGAAGCCGAGCGTCTGCTGGCCGAGCGAGTGGCTGGCGGTGCACCCAAGGCTTTGGGTGAGGTTTATCTGGTAGGTGCCGGGCCGGGCGATCCGGACTTGCTGACCTTCCGTGCCTTGCGCCTGATGCAGCAGGCTGACGTTGTACTTTACGACCGCCTGGTTGCCGCGCCGATCATCGAACTCTGCCGTCGTGATGCGGAGCGCATCTACGTCGGCAAGCGTCGTGCCGACCATGCGCTGCCTCAGGACGAAATCAATCGCCTGTTGATCGAGCAGGCCAAGCTGGGCAAGCGGGTATTGCGCCTGAAAGGTGGTGACCCCTTCATCTTTGGTCGCGGAGGCGAGGAGATCGAAGAACTGGCGGCCGAAGGGATTCCGTTCCAGGTCGTTCCAGGCATAACCGCTGCGTCCGGCTGCGCCGCCTATGCAGGCATCCCACTCACCCACCGCGACTATGCACAATCGGTGCGTTTCGTTACCGGTCACCTGAAAGACGGAAGCTGCGATCTGCCATGGGCAGATCTGGTCTCTCCGGGCCAGACTCTGGTGTTCTACATGGGGCTGGTGGGTCTTCCGCTGATTTGCGAGCAACTCATTGCGCATGGTCGCGCTGGCGACACTCCGGCAGCTCTGGTGCAGCAAGGCACCACCAGCCGCCAGCGTGTTTTCACTGGAACCCTGGCCAACCTGCCGCAGCTAGTGGCTGAGCATGAGGTCCACGCGCCCACCCTGGTCATCGTGGGTGAAGTAGTGACCCTGCGCGATAAACTGGCCTGGTTCGAAGGGGCTCAGGCCGGAGTCTGA
- the serS gene encoding serine--tRNA ligase: MLDAKLVRTQPREIAERLATRGFELDVARLEALENQRKSVQVRTEQLQAERNARSKSIGQAKQRGEDITPLLAEVDRMGNELEEGKRELESIQVELDNLLLNIPNLPHESVPVGEDEEGNVEVRRWGTPRSFDFGVKDHVALGEQHGWLDFETAAKLSGARFALLRGPIARLHRALAQFMINLHVTDHGYEEAYTPYLVQAPALQGTGQLPKFEEDLFKISRENEADFYLIPTAEVSLTNIVAGEIVDAKQLPIKFVAHTPCFRSEAGASGRDTRGMIRQHQFDKVEMVQIVEPSKSFEALEGMTANAERVLQLLELPYRVLALCTGDMGFSATKTYDLEVWVPSQDKYREISSCSNCGDFQARRMQARYRNSETGKPELVHTLNGSGLAVGRTLVAVLENYQQADGSIRVPEVLKPYMGGIEFIG, from the coding sequence ATGCTCGACGCCAAACTGGTCCGCACCCAGCCCCGGGAAATCGCGGAACGCCTTGCCACCCGCGGTTTTGAACTTGACGTAGCGCGCCTGGAAGCGCTGGAGAACCAGCGCAAGTCCGTGCAGGTCCGCACTGAGCAGCTGCAGGCCGAGCGTAACGCCCGTTCCAAATCCATTGGACAGGCCAAGCAGCGCGGCGAAGACATCACGCCCCTACTAGCCGAAGTCGATCGGATGGGCAATGAGCTTGAAGAGGGTAAGCGCGAGCTGGAAAGCATCCAGGTCGAGCTCGACAACCTGCTGCTGAACATTCCGAACCTGCCCCACGAGTCCGTACCGGTAGGCGAGGATGAAGAAGGTAACGTTGAAGTGCGTCGCTGGGGCACCCCGCGCAGCTTCGACTTCGGCGTCAAGGACCACGTTGCCCTTGGCGAGCAGCACGGCTGGCTGGATTTCGAAACCGCCGCCAAGCTCTCCGGCGCCCGTTTCGCCCTGCTGCGTGGTCCCATTGCCCGCCTGCACCGTGCCCTGGCGCAGTTCATGATCAATCTGCATGTAACTGACCACGGCTACGAAGAAGCTTACACGCCGTATCTGGTCCAGGCCCCGGCCTTGCAGGGCACCGGCCAATTGCCCAAGTTCGAGGAGGACCTGTTCAAGATCTCCCGCGAGAACGAGGCTGACTTCTACCTGATTCCGACCGCAGAAGTTTCCCTGACCAATATCGTTGCGGGTGAGATCGTCGACGCCAAGCAACTGCCGATCAAGTTCGTTGCTCATACTCCGTGCTTCCGCAGCGAGGCCGGTGCCTCGGGTCGCGATACGCGCGGCATGATCCGCCAGCACCAGTTCGACAAGGTCGAGATGGTGCAGATCGTCGAGCCATCCAAGTCCTTCGAGGCCCTGGAAGGCATGACCGCCAACGCCGAGCGTGTACTGCAGCTGCTCGAGCTGCCTTACCGCGTTCTGGCCCTGTGCACCGGCGACATGGGCTTCAGCGCCACCAAGACTTACGACCTCGAAGTCTGGGTGCCTAGCCAGGACAAGTACCGCGAGATTTCATCCTGCTCCAACTGCGGTGATTTCCAGGCTCGCCGCATGCAGGCACGCTACCGCAATTCGGAAACTGGCAAACCCGAGCTGGTGCATACCCTGAATGGCTCTGGCCTTGCCGTGGGGCGCACGCTTGTTGCCGTTCTCGAGAATTATCAGCAGGCCGACGGTAGCATCCGCGTACCCGAAGTTCTGAAGCCTTACATGGGCGGCATCGAATTCATCGGCTGA
- the crcB gene encoding fluoride efflux transporter CrcB, with translation MIGLILAVSAGGVAGTLLRFATGNLITAYWPRYFYAGTLAVNIVGCLLIGYLYGLFLLRPEIPVEIRAGLMVGFLGGLTTFSSFSLDTLRLLESGQLPLALGYGLLSVLGGLLATWAGLILTKI, from the coding sequence ATGATCGGACTGATCCTGGCGGTATCCGCTGGCGGTGTGGCGGGTACCTTGCTGCGATTCGCCACAGGCAATCTGATTACTGCCTACTGGCCACGCTACTTCTACGCCGGTACCCTTGCGGTCAACATCGTTGGTTGCCTGCTAATTGGCTATCTGTATGGCCTGTTCCTCCTGCGGCCCGAAATTCCGGTGGAAATCCGCGCCGGGCTCATGGTGGGATTCCTGGGTGGCCTGACGACTTTTTCATCCTTTTCACTCGACACGCTGCGCCTGCTTGAAAGCGGCCAGCTGCCACTGGCCCTAGGCTATGGGCTGCTGAGCGTGTTGGGCGGCCTGCTCGCCACTTGGGCCGGCCTGATACTGACGAAAATCTGA